TCCGCATCGGCTCGGCCGCCCACGGCCGCGAAGCGCCAGATCGAGATCGGACTGGCGCCGCAGCGAACCGTCGCGTAAAAATGGGGCCGCCACGAGCCCGGCGGCGTGCTGCGGCGCCGCCGGAAGCACCGGAGTTCCGGCAGGAAGGAGCGTGCGCGGCGAATGCTCCACGTTCTGTCTGGACGAACCGGCCGTCGCGGTCGGACGGCGCGCGAAGTTCGCCGAAGCCACCGGCTACCGGACCGAGGCCGAGGAACCCGGCATCTCGGAGGTATTCCACGCGATGGTGCGGCCGGACGCACCTGGCCGGCATCCAGCCCGACCGCCGATCCTTGGAGCGCCGATGACCTCGATCGAGACCGTCCGCGGGCCGGTGGACACCGCCTCTCTGGGCGTCACACTCATGCACGAACACGTCTTCGTGCTCACCGCCGACATCCAGGCGAACTACCCCGAGCAGTGGGGAGACGAGGACGAACGCGTCGCTGACGCGGTCGCCAAGCTGCAGCGCGCGTACGACGCGGGCGCGCGCACGATCGTCGACCCGACGGTGGTCGGGCTGGGCCGCTACATTCCGCGCATCCAGCGCATCGCCGAGCAGGTGCCGCTCAACATCGTCGTCGCTACGGGCATCTACACCTACGACGACGTGCCGTTCTACTTCCGCTACCGGGGCCCGGCGCTCAACGCCCAGGTGCCGGACCCGATGGTCGACATGTTCGTCAAGGACATCCGCGAGGGCATCGCCGGCACCGGGGTCAAGGCGGGGATGCTCAAATGCGCCATCGACAGCCAGGGCCTCACCGCCGGCGTGGAACGGGTGCTGCGCGCGGTCGCGAAGGCGCACCTGGTGACCAATGTGCCGATCACGGTGCACACGCACCCCGGCTCGCGCACCGGGCTGGCGGTCAAGCGCGTGCTGTGCGACGAGGAGGGCGTCGACCCGCGCCGGGTCGTGCTCGGGCACAGCGGCGACACCACCGACTGCGATCATCTCGCCGAGCTGGCCGAAGCGGGTTTCGTGCTCGGCATGGACCGGTTCGGCATCAACCTGGAGACCACGTTCGAGGCTCGCGCGGACACCCTGGCCGAGCTGGTCCGGCGCGGTTACGCCGGACAAATGGTGCTTTCGCAGGACGCGTCGTGCTATCTCGACTGGATCGACCCGAACGTGCTGGAACTGTTGCCGCAATGGCATTTCACGCATCTCTTCGAGGACGTTCTTCCCTACCTGCGAGACAGCGGCGTGACCGAGGAGCAGATCCGTACCATGCTGATCGACGTGCCGCGCAGCTTCTTCGAAAGACGGTGACCGATGTCGTTCAACCTCGCCGCGATGCTCACCGAATCGGCCGCGGCGCACGCGGACAAGCCGTTCCTGCACGCCGGCGACCGGGTGCTGACCTACGCCGAGGTCGACGAGCTTTCCGGCCGCGTCGCCGAATCGCTGGTGCGGCTCGGGCTCGAACCGGGCGACAAGGTCGCGGTGCAGCTGCCGAACGTGCCGCAGTTCGTCCTCGCCTACTTCGGCATCCTCAAGGCGGGCCTGACGATGGTTCCGCTGAATCCGCTGCTGACCGCGCCGGAGATCGCGTATCACCTGCAGGACAGCGAGTCCCGGCTGCTGATCGCATTCGACCAGTTCGCGGAGGCCGCGTTCCAGGGCGCGGGCGGGCTTCCGGTGTACGTCGTCGGCACGCCCGGCGAAGCCCGCGCGTTCGACGAACTCCTCGAAGCGCCGGATTCGGGCCTGCTGCGGGCGATGTCCCCAGACGACACCGCGGTGCTGCTCTACACCAGCGGCACCACCGGCAAGCCCAAGGGCGCGGAACTGACCCACTTCCAGCTCTTCATGAACTGCACCGTCTCGGGCGAGCTGTTCGGTGCCACCGCCGAGGATGTGGGCCTTGGCGTGCTGCCGCTGTTCCATGTCTTCGGACTGTCCAGCGTGCTCAACATCATGGTCCGCTTCGGCGGATCTCTCGTGCTGGTGCCGAGATTCGACGCGGCGACAGTCTTGGACGAGATCGAGCGGCACCGCTGCACGCTCTTCTCCGGCGTCCCGACGATGTACGTCGCGTTGCTGCAACAGGATCTGTCCGGCCGCGACCTGTCGTCGCTGCGCTCGGCGGTCTCGGGCGGCGCGTCGATGCCCGGCGAGGTGATCCGGGCGTTCGAGGAGAAGTTCGGCGGGGTCGTCGTCCTCGAAGGCTACGGCCTGTCCGAGACGGCGAGCACGACGACGTTCAACATCAGCGCCGAGCAACGGAAAGTGCTGTCGATCGGCAAACCGATCTGGGGCGTGGAGGTGCGAGTCCTCGACGCCGACGGGAAGGTGCTCGGCCCCGGCCCGGACCAGATCGGCGAAATCGTCGTGCGCGGGCACAACGTCATGAAGGGCTACTACCGCCGCCCGGAGGCGACCGCGCAGACGATCCGCGACGGCTGGTTCCGCACCGGCGACCTCGGCTACCGCGACGACGAGGGCTACTTCTTCGTCGTCGACCGGCTCAAAGACCTGGTGATCCGCGGCGGCTTCAACGTCTATCCGCGCGAGATCGAGGAAGTGCTGTACGAGCATCCGGCCGTGGCGGAAGCCGCGGTCGTCGGCGAGCCGCACGAACGGCTCGGCGAGGAGGTCGCGGCATACGTCGTGCTCAAGGCCGGGTCCAGCGCGAGCGTCGAAGATCTGGCAATGCACTGTAAGGAACGGCTCGCTGCCTACAAGTATCCGCGCACGATCACACTGCTGGACGAGCTTCCCAAGGGACCCACCGGGAAAATTCTCAAGCGGACGCTGCGAGGCTGACCGGCCCCGGCCCGGGGTCCCGGCCGGTGCCGCCGGGCTAACCGGTCGTGCGCAGGTCGTAGTCGTGCGGGTCGCCGGCCAGCGGAGTCGCCGTGACCTGCAATCGGTCGTAATGCCCGTCGGACAATCCGCTGACCGTCACCTCGGTCCGGACCGAAACGACTTTTCCGTCCGCGCAGTCCGGAGCGCAGTCGTTCTCCCGCAACGTGCCGGTGGCGTGCGCGGTGGCCGAGCCCCATCCGGACCAGTGCAAATCGTCGAGAACGGTATTCGCGTCCGCGCAGGTCAGGATCAGGCTCGAAGGTTTCACCACGTATTTGCCGCACGCGTTGACAGTCGGCACCGCAGCGGCGGGACTCGACGCGACGGGCGTGGACACCGGCGGTGCCTCCCCCGGCCCGCCGGCGCACGCCGCGCCGGCGGACGCGATCAGCATTAGCGCACCAGCGCCGAGAACTGATCGTCGAAGTGCGTTTCTCGCCATGGCTTTCTCCCTCCCGCGCGGCTCCGGACGATGCCCCCGAATCACCGTAGTCGTTCCGGGCAGATGTGCGGGTTAGTACCTCGCGATCCGGCGTCTTTACTTCGCGTTGTTTCGACGAGTTTCTTCATGTCGGTCTGGACGAGGCGGACCTTGACGCTGATGCAGGCAGGCGCAGCGACCCAAGTCCGTGAAGGACCCCTTGAGGGAATCTGAGTCCGGCAAGGGCCCCTTCACTGCAGTTCCACCGCTGCCCCGGCCCGGGAACCCATATGATCCGCCCGGCGTCGTACCCGCGTCGCGGTCTGGGCGGAAAGCTGTGGAGGACAGGCATGTCGAACCTGGGGTTGACCCTCATCCGGATCATTCCGGAGCTGTTGCAGCTGGTGGTGGGTTTGATCGGCCTGATCGTTTCGGTCCAGCGACGCGCCCGCGGGGTTTCCGGGCTGATGGTGGCCGCGTTCGCGGTCATGCTGGTCGCGACGGCGGCCTCGATCGCCTGGCAGTTCCTGCTGATGGACACGACGTCCTGGATGGACTCCGACCACCTCAGCAGCGACGAGATCACGGTGATCTTCACGGTCGTCGGCCTCGTGCTCGACGGACTCAGCCTGCTCTCGTGGATCCTGGTCGCGGTAGCGGTCGCCAAGGGCGGCCGGCAGCCGCAGCAGCCCGGATACGCCCCGGTCGGCTACGCGCCGCAGCCGGGATTCGGGCCGGGGCAGCCAGGATTCGGGCCGCCGCAGCAGGGTTTCGGCACCACCCCGCCGTCCGGGTACAGCCAGCCCGGGCAGCCGCCGTTCCCCCAGGACGGGCCGCCGCCGCAGAGCTGACCGCGGAACGCTACAGCGCGTCGCGTCCGCGTTCCCCGGTGCGGACCCGGATCACCGTCTCGACCGGCGTGACCCAGATCTTGCCGTCGCCGATCTTGCCGGTGTGCGCGGTCTCCAAGATCGCGCGCAGCGCGGTGTCGACCTGGTCGTCGTCGAGCAGGATCTCCAGCCGGTACTTGGTGATGAAGTCGACCGCGTACTCGGCGCCGCGGTAGATCTCGGTGTGGCCCTTCTGCCTGCCGTAGCCGCGGACCTCGCTCACCGTCATCCCGGCGATGCCGAGGTCCTGCAGGGCCACCCGGACGTCGTCCAGCACGAACGGTTTGACGACGGCGGTCAGCAGCTTCATCGAGTCTCCTCGCGCGCCGGCAGGTGCGGCCCGAAGCCGCCGGCGGGCGCGCTCCCCCGGCGTCCGGACTGGATTGCCAGCTCGTACGCGCCTTCGGCGTGCTCGGCCTCGTCGACCCCGTCGATCTCGGCTTCGCGGTCGACCCGGAATCCCCAGAACTTGTGCATGGCCCAGCCGATCAGCAAGGTCACCACGAACGAATACCCTAGTACCGCCAGCGTTCCGACCGCCTGGCGCCACAACTGGTCGAGTCCGCCGCCGTAGAACAGGCCGTTCGCGCCTTGCGGGTCGACGCTCATCGTCGCGAACAGGCCGATCATCAGCGTGCCGGTGAGCCCGCCGAGTCCGTGCACCGCGACCACGTCGAGCGAATCGTCGAAGCCGAACCGGTACTTCAGGCTCACCGCGAACGAGCAGGCCACGCCCGCGACCGCGCCGATGGCGATCGCGCCGAGCGGTTCCACGTACGCGCAGCCGGGCGTGATCCCGACCAGCCCGGCCACCGCGCCGGACGCGGCGCCGAGCGTGGTCGGCTTCCCGTCGCGCAGCTGCTCGACGATCAGCCAGCCCACCACTGCCGCCGCACCGGCGACAGTGGTGTTCAGGAACGACGTGGCGGCCAGATTCTTCGCGACCAGCGCGGAACCGGCGTTGAACCCGAACCAGCCGAACCACAGCAGCCCGGCGCCGAACATCACGAACGGCAGGTTGTGCGGCCGGACCGGCTGTTTCGGCCAGCCGTGCCGGCGGCCGAGCACGAGCGCCAGCGCCAGCGCGGCGGCACCGGAATTGACCTCGACGACCGTGCCGCCCGCGAAGTCCAGCACGTGCAGCTTCGCGGCGATCCACCCGTCGGGGGCGAACACCCAATGCGCCACCGGGATGTACACCAGGGTGACCCAGACGATGGAAAACACCGTCCAGGTCCAGAACCGGGCGCGCTCGGCGATCGCGCCGGCCAGCAGTGCGACGGTGATGATCGCGAACATCATCTGGAACGCGACGAACCCGTAGAGCGGTACCTGGTTCCCCGGCGGCCCGACGGTCTGCTCCGCCAGTCCGCGCAGGCCCGCCATCCGCAGATTGCCGAGCAGCCCGCCGAACCAGTCCGGGCCGAACGCGAGCGAATACCCGTAGATCACCCAGACGAGCCCGACCGTGGCGAGGCAGATGAAGGTCATCGCCATCACGTTCAGCACGCTCCGGGCGCGGACCATGCCGCCGTAAAACAGCGCGAGGCCCGGGGTCATGAGCATGACCAGGGCGGCGCTGCCGAGCAGCCATGCCGTGCTTCCGGTATCCACCACGCTGGAACACTCCTCGTCTCCGACTACCGGCCGTTGGAAGCTAACCGCGCGGTGTTACGAGGATGTTTCCGTCGTGCTTCCGGCGGTCGCCCGCAACCGGGCGAAACAGCCGAAACGGAATCAGCGGGAAGAGGA
This sequence is a window from Amycolatopsis benzoatilytica AK 16/65. Protein-coding genes within it:
- a CDS encoding P-II family nitrogen regulator, which codes for MKLLTAVVKPFVLDDVRVALQDLGIAGMTVSEVRGYGRQKGHTEIYRGAEYAVDFITKYRLEILLDDDQVDTALRAILETAHTGKIGDGKIWVTPVETVIRVRTGERGRDAL
- a CDS encoding long-chain-fatty-acid--CoA ligase, whose amino-acid sequence is MSFNLAAMLTESAAAHADKPFLHAGDRVLTYAEVDELSGRVAESLVRLGLEPGDKVAVQLPNVPQFVLAYFGILKAGLTMVPLNPLLTAPEIAYHLQDSESRLLIAFDQFAEAAFQGAGGLPVYVVGTPGEARAFDELLEAPDSGLLRAMSPDDTAVLLYTSGTTGKPKGAELTHFQLFMNCTVSGELFGATAEDVGLGVLPLFHVFGLSSVLNIMVRFGGSLVLVPRFDAATVLDEIERHRCTLFSGVPTMYVALLQQDLSGRDLSSLRSAVSGGASMPGEVIRAFEEKFGGVVVLEGYGLSETASTTTFNISAEQRKVLSIGKPIWGVEVRVLDADGKVLGPGPDQIGEIVVRGHNVMKGYYRRPEATAQTIRDGWFRTGDLGYRDDEGYFFVVDRLKDLVIRGGFNVYPREIEEVLYEHPAVAEAAVVGEPHERLGEEVAAYVVLKAGSSASVEDLAMHCKERLAAYKYPRTITLLDELPKGPTGKILKRTLRG
- a CDS encoding ammonium transporter; translated protein: MVDTGSTAWLLGSAALVMLMTPGLALFYGGMVRARSVLNVMAMTFICLATVGLVWVIYGYSLAFGPDWFGGLLGNLRMAGLRGLAEQTVGPPGNQVPLYGFVAFQMMFAIITVALLAGAIAERARFWTWTVFSIVWVTLVYIPVAHWVFAPDGWIAAKLHVLDFAGGTVVEVNSGAAALALALVLGRRHGWPKQPVRPHNLPFVMFGAGLLWFGWFGFNAGSALVAKNLAATSFLNTTVAGAAAVVGWLIVEQLRDGKPTTLGAASGAVAGLVGITPGCAYVEPLGAIAIGAVAGVACSFAVSLKYRFGFDDSLDVVAVHGLGGLTGTLMIGLFATMSVDPQGANGLFYGGGLDQLWRQAVGTLAVLGYSFVVTLLIGWAMHKFWGFRVDREAEIDGVDEAEHAEGAYELAIQSGRRGSAPAGGFGPHLPAREETR
- a CDS encoding phosphotriesterase family protein, with the protein product MTSIETVRGPVDTASLGVTLMHEHVFVLTADIQANYPEQWGDEDERVADAVAKLQRAYDAGARTIVDPTVVGLGRYIPRIQRIAEQVPLNIVVATGIYTYDDVPFYFRYRGPALNAQVPDPMVDMFVKDIREGIAGTGVKAGMLKCAIDSQGLTAGVERVLRAVAKAHLVTNVPITVHTHPGSRTGLAVKRVLCDEEGVDPRRVVLGHSGDTTDCDHLAELAEAGFVLGMDRFGINLETTFEARADTLAELVRRGYAGQMVLSQDASCYLDWIDPNVLELLPQWHFTHLFEDVLPYLRDSGVTEEQIRTMLIDVPRSFFERR